In a single window of the Bactrocera dorsalis isolate Fly_Bdor chromosome 2, ASM2337382v1, whole genome shotgun sequence genome:
- the LOC105231049 gene encoding probable cytochrome P450 304a1: MLTEILFCICAVVCLYLSYRYAVGRPEGFPPGPPRIPFFGSYLFMMLANAKYLHKGVLKFSKWYKSDIVGFHVGPFPVVAVHNVEGVREVLNRKEFDGRAQVYLGEMRAPCKKILGIFFREGPVWKEQRRFILRYLRDYGFGRRFTELESIIQEEITDLLDLIRKGPQYPHEHELSKVGGHRISIPNILSPFVANSFFHILMNERIPRAEQAVLLQLVKMGMQFQRHADDYGKMLSIMPWIRHVFPKASSYEALMESNVFIYGYFEKIVDYHIRTYDECSERNFIDLYIKQMKQEHANGHTDCYYREQFILSLADFSFPSFTAVGAQLGFLIQYFLMYPEVLKRVQAEIDAVVGKGRLPTLEDRQNLHYTEATLREGMRIETLVPSDLPHKALVDTELMGYKIPKDTIVIPGLYAFHSDPRLWGDPENFRPERFLDDNGKLSLKKDITLPFSAGKRLCAGETFARNIMFLLTTALCQNFNFVLAPGDKLPDMSKNFNGLSITPLDFWVQVEERN, translated from the exons atgttaactgaaattttgttttgtatttgtgcTGTAGTTTGCCTATATTTATCCTATCGCTATGCGGTCGGGCGTCCTGAAGGCTTTCCGCCGG GTCCCCCACGCATACCATTCTTCGGCAGCTATTTATTCATGATGCTGGCGAATgccaaatatttgcacaaaggTGTGTTGAAATTTAGTAAATGGTATAAATCCGACATTGTGGGCTTTCATGTCGGCCCATTTCCAGTGGTGGCGGTGCACAATGTGGAGGGAGTGCGTGAAGTTTTGAACAGAAAGGAGTTCGATGGACGTGCTCAAGTGTATTTGGGTGAAATGCGTGCaccgtgtaaaaaaattttgg GCATTTTCTTCCGTGAAGGACCCGTCTGGAAGGAGCAACGTCGCTTCATATTGCGTTATCTACGCGACTATGGCTTCGGTCGCCGTTTCACCGAATTGGAATCAATCATTCAAGAGGAGATCACCGATCTGTTGGATCTCATACGTAAGGGGCCTCAGTATCCGCATGAACATGAACTCTCCAAAGTAGGCGGTCATCGCATTTCTATACCAAATATACTTAGTCCATTCGTGGCCAACTCATTTTTTCACATTCTCATGAATGAGCGCATCCCACGCGCTGAACAAGCGGTATTACTACAGTTGGTCAAGATGGGTATGCAGTTCCAGCGTCATGCTGACGATTATGGCAAAATGCTAAGTATAATGCCATGGATACGTCATGTCTTTCCGAAGGCCAGCTCATACGAAGCACTCATGGAATCGAACGTATTTATTTAtggttattttgaaaaaatcgttgaCTATCACATACGCACCTATGATGAGTGTAGTGAACgcaatttcatcgatttatatattaaacaaatGAAGCAGGAACACGCCAATGGGCATACAGATTGCTACTATCGTGAACAGTTCATTTTGAGTTTGGCCGATTTTTCCTTCCCCTCATTCACAGCTGTCGGTGCACAATTGGGCTTTCTCATACAATATTTCCTAATGTATCCGGAAGTGTTGAAGCGCGTACAAGCGGAAATCGATGCGGTGGTGGGTAAGGGACGTTTGCCAACATTGGAAGATCGCCAAAATTTACACTATACGGAGGCGACTTTGCGCGAAGGCATGCGTATTGAGACTTTAGTGCCATCCGATTTGCCGCACAAAGCTTTGGTGGACACTGAGCTTATGGGCTATAAGATACCAAAG gatACTATTGTGATACCTGGTCTCTATGCTTTTCACTCGGATCCACGTCTGTGGGGTGACCCGGAGAACTTTAGGCCGGAACGTTTTTTGGATGACAATGGCAAATTGAGCTTGAAGAAAGATATTACGTTGCCGTTTAGTGCGG GTAAACGTCTCTGTGCTGGCGAAACTTTCGCTCgaaatataatgtttttattgacGACGGCGTTGTGTCAAAATTTCAACTTTGTTTTGGCACCCGGCGATAAATTGCCTGatatgtcaaaaaattttaatggacTTTCTATAACACCATTGGATTTCTGGGTGCAAGTGGAGGAAAGAAACTGa